AATGATATAATTTATTAGTTTTACGAAAAAAGCAAGTTAAACCATAATGCTAACATGGTATTTTCGAAATGATATAATTTATTtctgtttttttattttgaattctaGATGTTCTGACATGTGAAAATCTACTCCTTTGAAGGATCCTTGGCTCCAGACCATGTGTGGCATCCACCGATACCAAATCAATTGCGATTGGATGTTGATGCTGGTTGTTGTGAAGTCAGGAATAAATTCAGTGTTGGGGTGGTTTTACGGAATTCGACTGGGGGTGTCGTGGGAGCAAAGGCTTGCCTTATTAGACCTTCGAGTTCAGTGAAGGGGGCGGAATTGATGGCTATTCGAGAAGGAATAGAATTTTGTCGACGTAATAGTTTCAGGAATGTTTGCATTTTTTCAGATTCAATCCAGGCGGTTCAGGCAGTAACCAAACCTGGTGAAGATCGTGGCTCAGATGGGTGGATCATTACAGAAATCAGATCTTGCTTGGACTCTTCAGAATTTATATCACTTCGACATGCGAGAAGATCGTCAAACAAAGCAGCTCATCATCTAGCAACGGAAGCTATTAAGAATGATGTTATTGGAGAATGGTTTAATTGTATGTTTTCATCAACCTTTATGAATATTGTATTGACAGACTCTTTGGAAATTAATTAATGGATTTCTGTGacttatttcaaaaaaaaaaaaatttcccatatttttatcaTGTCATGTCGTTTTctaaaattatgaaataatataataataaaatgatttttttaaagtgGCAGAaagttaaatataaaatataaagcatgtaaaagaAATACTATCAAGTTCATGATATGAAATCAATTATTCAATATCACTATCTTGAAAATACACAGGTCCAACTTTTCTGTCGTGTATAGAACTTACTATTCACAATGGATGATTTCACAGGAAAAACCAGGTTCATGAATTCAACATTTTTCCCAACTCATTTGAAAACATTCAATAATTTGAAGAGACTAAAAAACAAACGTAATTAAAATTCATTTACGCTTTTTCTGATCGTAAAATTCAAGTAAATTTAAATTCATTGTATATCGAATTATTAGAtttcaataatatttatatGAGTATTTTGAAGAGACTAAAAAGCAAACGTAATTAAAATTCATTTACGCTTTTTCTGATCGTAAAATTCAAGTAAATTTAAATTCCTTGTACATCGAATTATTAGAtttcaataatatttatatgagtatcatttgaaattttattttcgaaTATCTTCCTGAATCAAATTCTTTTTGccaaataaattcataattagaATATTTTAACCTGTAAATACCAAGGTGACAATGCCACCTTTGAATGATGCCAACATGAAGAGCAATTAGTAATCTTGAAAAGTAGAAGAttgcaaagaaaaataaaacacaAGACAACCAACAGCACGAGGGCTGACTGTGGTTAATGCCGTAGGAGGCGGAGCAGGTGGCTTTAGGGAACCTCAAGGGAAAGTGATGAGAAGGGGGTTTGAAAGATGGTTCTGCAAAACTTACACTGAATCGCTCTGCAGTCCAAATTTCAAGATCTAAATCTTGGAGCTGTATGAAGTTACTAGATTTAGGAGAGTGCCACGCCATATTTCATGCGAGTCGATGAACAACACACACATAGACATACATATAATTACTTTTAGATTATTCTGAATACGATATATTGTTCAATTCACATATGCAAAGCCTGAATCACATTTATGAACGGTTCAGACTTAAAAACAGCTAACTTATTGGACCAAGAAGGAAGAATGAGAAGGGTACTGCAAATCTTGTGTTGTTTTAAACAATAGGGATATGCTGGTGAGCATGAGACAAGCAGTTAGCAAGCATTTTGTAAAGTCACTGGTTCCAAAGGTATGCCATTTAACTCACTGAACGACATGGAGATACTGGAATAACACACACAGTACTGCAACCAAAAAATTACACCTGATTCAACTTCCCACACCTGAAGGGAAACACGTGTAGAACACGATAATTTCCACCAAATCCTCATAAAATGAAATACTGAGAATAAGATGTCTATTCATTTTCTAAAACAACCTCCGCATCCTTAATGAGATGTGCTCATTCACCATTCGAGTCACACCATAAACACTACCTTCAACGTTTTATAAAGTCGCAAACACTCGGTCCTGTAATTGATACCCAAATTCAAAACTAATAATCCGTTTCCAACATCCATGAGTTGCAACTGTGCAACTATTAGGTGGGCAcaacaatcaaaatatgatcACAATTAAAAATTTAAGTATACCGCTGTGCTTTTCGTACAACAAGTGTCTGGTCCTATATTCAAACACATGTTATGTCTTATTTCACATCCTATTTTCTACCAAAGAGGAAGCATATTCTAAGCAAAGCAACACAATCCTAAATCTTAACACTCCGAATGTAACCTAAGGGTGTAAGAACTTTCCTAGCTTACCCATCCACTTGAAGTCAAATCTGTAGCTTTTTAAATATTCAATATGCACCCTATAGTTTCTTCTTTAACCTAAATCCTATTCGCTTTGTAAACCCTTCAAACCCCTAAAAAGCATAAAAATTTGCCACAGGATTACCACCTCCATCTACTAGGcatcaaaatttacatattatcacaaaaatcataaaatttgtGTATTAGAATATCTATATGAATTCACATATACCATTAATAGAATATAGTAGCACCCATCTTGTTATGTGGATGGAAAAACATCCTTAACAGCAGATGCGGCAGACAAGTAATTCAATGTGTTCCTCAGCGTCTCCTTCTCCCTTTTCAACCTCATCGCAGTATCCTCAAATTCCAGCAGTGCCTGCTGCTCCCTGGGTGCGCCTTCGAAAGTACTTCCGACAAAGAACGAGAATGGAGTCGGAAAAAGATTCCTCCTCAAATCTTGAACCTCCTTTTCCGGCTTCCCATTCAGTCTATTCGACAACCTAATCACATCTTTCATATAAAGCTCTACTTCACTAGCCAATGCATCCAAATCCTCCACCTCACCAGAGGGGCGGTCTTCAAGCCATGTCACTTCCGCCACTAAGTAGGGCTTGGTGCGGACTAATTTGGTGACCCGGAAACGTTCCTGCCCCTTGCATATCAAGAAGAACCGGTCGTCAACTAAGCGCTCATGTTTTATCACTTCTCCGACACAGCCCACGTCGGCAGTGCCCGAGGCAGCGTCGGTGTAGATGACGCCGAATCGGAGGTCGGTTTGG
The Primulina eburnea isolate SZY01 chromosome 5, ASM2296580v1, whole genome shotgun sequence genome window above contains:
- the LOC140832662 gene encoding uncharacterized protein, whose amino-acid sequence is MALPQLLHSPTSSSSYAISRKPCLNPVYHLDRSYSFPALPRRRRYGRRKPESLCCSASSFSEKHHTNPPKSDDVIELPLFPLPLVLFPGAILPLQIFEFRYRMMMHTLLQTDLRFGVIYTDAASGTADVGCVGEVIKHERLVDDRFFLICKGQERFRVTKLVRTKPYLVAEVTWLEDRPSGEVEDLDALASEVELYMKDVIRLSNRLNGKPEKEVQDLRRNLFPTPFSFFVGSTFEGAPREQQALLEFEDTAMRLKREKETLRNTLNYLSAASAVKDVFPST